One Acinetobacter colistiniresistens DNA segment encodes these proteins:
- a CDS encoding DEAD/DEAH box helicase has protein sequence MSKTFAEFSLHETLQQALEGLGFTTPTPVQEQAIPAALEGKDLLVSSQTGSGKTAAFLLPTLNALAGQETFVPFKERMKAVTQPTILVISPTRELAQQVSQDAIAFVRHMKGVRIAAIMGGMPFGKQIQQLKGAQVVVATPGRLLDLVNRRQLKLDKVESLIVDEADRMLDLGFAEDLEAIGELAANRNQTLMFSATFADRIIRLAERMMNDPQRIAIETGHSTNTDVTQTLHWTDGFEHKKKLLTHWLSDESVDQAVVFASTQEDTDMLAEELAEAGHSVVALHGAMPQTVRNRRLRSIREGRAKILVATDVAARGLDVPTISHVINFGLPMKNEDYVHRIGRTGRAGRTGQAVTLATYRERGKIRALEDYLDARLNVSEIEGLEPSPPPARSGRDGGGRGRGGRDGGGRGRGGFGGGRRFEGEGNFKRREGSDDRPRRSFDDKPRGERPSFGGEDRPRREFNSDRPRREGGFEDRPRREFNSDRPRREGGFEDRPRREFNSDRPRREGGFDDRPKRSFGGEDRPRREFNSDRPRREGGFNDKPRFDSNDDNRGNRVDYKPRREGSFGDRPKRDFGDRPQREGGFGDRPKRSFGDDRPKRSFGGDDRPKRKFGSDDRPARGSREETFGGDRRRKNDF, from the coding sequence ATGAGCAAAACTTTTGCCGAATTTTCTTTGCACGAAACTTTACAACAAGCCCTAGAAGGTTTGGGTTTTACTACGCCAACTCCTGTGCAAGAACAAGCGATTCCAGCTGCGTTAGAAGGAAAAGATTTATTGGTTTCAAGCCAGACTGGTTCTGGTAAAACAGCAGCATTCTTACTTCCTACATTAAACGCGTTAGCGGGTCAGGAAACTTTCGTGCCATTTAAAGAGCGCATGAAAGCTGTCACCCAGCCGACAATTTTAGTTATCTCTCCTACACGTGAATTGGCTCAACAAGTTAGCCAAGACGCGATTGCATTTGTACGTCACATGAAAGGTGTTCGTATTGCTGCAATTATGGGGGGTATGCCTTTTGGTAAACAAATCCAACAGCTTAAAGGTGCACAAGTAGTTGTTGCGACTCCAGGTCGTTTACTTGACCTTGTAAACCGTCGTCAATTAAAGCTTGATAAAGTTGAATCTTTAATCGTTGACGAAGCTGACCGTATGCTTGATCTTGGCTTTGCTGAAGATTTAGAAGCGATTGGTGAATTAGCTGCTAACCGTAACCAAACGTTGATGTTCTCTGCAACTTTTGCAGATCGTATTATCCGTCTTGCTGAACGCATGATGAATGATCCACAACGTATTGCGATTGAAACGGGTCACAGCACCAACACTGATGTAACGCAAACATTACATTGGACGGATGGTTTTGAACACAAGAAAAAATTATTAACACATTGGTTGTCTGATGAGTCAGTAGACCAAGCTGTTGTGTTTGCAAGTACCCAAGAAGATACTGATATGCTGGCTGAAGAGTTGGCTGAAGCAGGTCACTCAGTTGTTGCGTTGCACGGTGCAATGCCACAAACAGTACGTAACCGTCGTTTACGTAGCATTCGTGAAGGTCGTGCAAAAATCTTGGTTGCAACTGACGTAGCAGCACGTGGTTTAGACGTACCAACCATTTCTCACGTCATTAACTTCGGTTTACCGATGAAAAATGAAGACTATGTACACCGTATTGGTCGTACAGGTCGTGCTGGCCGTACAGGTCAGGCGGTAACTTTAGCGACTTACCGTGAGCGTGGTAAAATCCGTGCTTTAGAAGATTATTTAGATGCACGTTTAAATGTATCTGAAATCGAAGGTTTAGAGCCATCTCCACCTCCTGCACGTTCAGGCCGTGATGGCGGTGGTCGTGGTCGCGGTGGTCGTGATGGCGGCGGTCGTGGTCGCGGTGGTTTCGGCGGTGGTCGTCGTTTTGAAGGTGAAGGTAACTTCAAACGTCGTGAAGGCAGTGATGATCGTCCACGTCGTAGCTTCGATGACAAACCTCGTGGCGAACGTCCATCATTTGGTGGTGAAGATCGTCCACGTCGCGAATTTAATTCAGATCGTCCACGCCGTGAAGGTGGTTTCGAAGACCGTCCACGTCGCGAGTTCAACTCTGATCGTCCACGCCGTGAAGGTGGTTTTGAAGACCGTCCACGCCGTGAGTTCAATTCAGATCGCCCACGTCGTGAAGGTGGTTTTGATGATCGTCCAAAGCGTAGCTTCGGTGGTGAAGACCGTCCACGTCGCGAGTTCAACTCTGACCGTCCACGTCGTGAAGGTGGCTTCAATGATAAACCACGTTTTGATTCGAATGATGACAACCGTGGCAACCGTGTAGACTACAAACCACGTCGTGAAGGTAGCTTCGGTGACCGTCCAAAACGTGATTTTGGTGATCGTCCACAACGTGAAGGTGGCTTTGGCGACCGTCCAAAGCGTAGCTTTGGTGATGACCGTCCAAAACGTAGTTTCGGTGGTGATGATCGTCCAAAACGTAAGTTTGGTAGCGATGACCGCCCAGCACGTGGTTCACGTGAAGAAACTTTCGGTGGCGACCGTCGTCGCAAAAACGATTTTTAA
- a CDS encoding ABC transporter ATP-binding protein, with product MNNKSPLDSEALIEVKNLSFNRGERVIYDDISLKIRRGQITAIMGPSGTGKTTLLRLIGGQLSPDQGEILLDGKNIATMSRHELFAARARMGMLFQSGALFTDMSAYENVAFPIRAHTQLPEHLIAELVGLKLESVGLRGAEQLMPSELSGGMNRRVALARAIALDPELIMYDEPFAGQDPIVMGVLTRLIRSLREALDLTTIIVSHDVAETLSIADYIYVVAEGKIQGEGSPEQLKNHASPFVRQFLTGSAEGPVEYQFTHQAYLDNEVRP from the coding sequence ATGAATAACAAATCTCCTCTCGATAGCGAAGCCTTAATTGAAGTTAAAAACTTGAGCTTTAATCGAGGAGAACGCGTCATTTATGACGATATCAGCCTTAAAATTAGACGTGGTCAAATTACTGCCATTATGGGCCCATCAGGTACAGGCAAGACAACTTTATTACGTTTAATTGGTGGGCAGCTCAGTCCTGACCAAGGTGAAATTCTGCTTGATGGTAAAAATATTGCCACCATGTCTCGTCATGAGTTATTTGCTGCCCGTGCGCGTATGGGGATGCTATTTCAGAGTGGGGCATTATTTACCGATATGTCCGCTTACGAAAATGTCGCTTTTCCGATTCGTGCACATACCCAATTGCCTGAACATCTGATAGCTGAGCTGGTTGGCTTAAAACTGGAGTCTGTTGGCTTGCGAGGGGCTGAGCAATTGATGCCATCGGAGCTATCAGGCGGTATGAATCGTCGTGTCGCATTGGCGCGTGCAATCGCACTTGATCCTGAATTGATTATGTATGATGAGCCATTTGCTGGACAAGACCCAATAGTCATGGGGGTTTTAACGCGTTTAATTCGCTCTTTGCGCGAAGCTCTGGATTTGACGACCATTATTGTTTCACATGATGTCGCAGAGACGCTTTCAATTGCCGATTATATTTATGTGGTTGCAGAAGGGAAAATTCAGGGAGAAGGTTCGCCTGAACAATTAAAAAATCATGCCTCACCTTTTGTTCGGCAATTTTTGACAGGTTCGGCTGAGGGTCCTGTTGAATATCAATTTACTCACCAAGCATATTTAGATAACGAGGTTCGTCCATGA
- the mlaE gene encoding lipid asymmetry maintenance ABC transporter permease subunit MlaE, translating into MNAIAWLGRLVIERIKGIGAAALMLLQVLFSMPSKGGFQRFIYQMYRVGVMSLLIIAVSGLFIGAVLGLQMYSILVTFGSEAMLGTAISLTLLRELASVVAALLFAGRAGSALTAEIGSMKQSEQLASMEMIGVDPLRQIVSPRLWAGIISLPMLTVIFATIGIVGGKLVGVDFLGADEGSFWSGMQNSVQFWHDIFNGTIIKSIVFALICTWVAVYQGYACDPTPEGIATAMTRTVVYSSLCVLGFDFVLTAVMFGGI; encoded by the coding sequence ATGAATGCGATTGCCTGGTTAGGTAGACTCGTTATTGAGCGGATAAAGGGGATTGGTGCTGCGGCATTGATGCTCCTGCAAGTTTTATTTTCTATGCCATCGAAAGGTGGTTTTCAGCGTTTTATCTATCAGATGTATCGTGTTGGGGTCATGTCGCTGCTGATTATTGCTGTTTCAGGCTTATTTATCGGCGCTGTTCTTGGCTTACAGATGTATAGCATTCTTGTTACATTTGGTAGTGAGGCAATGCTCGGTACTGCAATTTCATTAACACTTTTGCGTGAATTGGCTTCGGTTGTTGCGGCCTTATTGTTTGCGGGTCGGGCAGGCTCTGCTTTAACAGCTGAAATTGGTTCCATGAAACAGAGTGAACAACTTGCCAGTATGGAAATGATTGGGGTTGATCCACTTCGACAAATCGTATCACCACGATTATGGGCGGGGATCATCAGTTTACCGATGCTCACCGTGATTTTTGCAACCATTGGTATTGTTGGTGGCAAGCTGGTGGGTGTTGATTTTTTAGGTGCGGATGAAGGGTCGTTTTGGAGTGGAATGCAAAACAGTGTGCAATTCTGGCATGACATTTTCAATGGTACCATCATCAAAAGCATTGTCTTTGCTTTAATTTGTACATGGGTAGCGGTCTATCAAGGTTATGCTTGTGACCCGACGCCAGAAGGGATTGCGACTGCGATGACGAGAACGGTGGTCTATTCTTCTCTTTGTGTATTAGGTTTTGATTTCGTGTTGACTGCGGTCATGTTCGGAGGGATTTAA
- the mlaD gene encoding outer membrane lipid asymmetry maintenance protein MlaD: MKSRTSELAVGIFVIIFGIALFFLAMKVSGLVGTNLRDSYSMTAQFDNVNGLKPRAKVTMSGVTIGRVESITLDPVTRLATVKFDLDGKLTSFNPEQLKEVQKNALEELHYSSDYQQADAAKQKEMEQQLISNMTSITSLDEDAYIMIATNGLLGEKYLKVVPGGGVHYLKRGDVVSNTQGTMDLEDLISKFITGGVGKATSSSTAPEGSASQPAAVGTEPSFVE, encoded by the coding sequence ATGAAATCACGTACTAGTGAGCTGGCCGTAGGTATTTTTGTCATTATCTTCGGTATCGCTCTTTTTTTTCTTGCGATGAAAGTCAGTGGCTTAGTGGGTACTAATTTACGTGATAGCTATAGCATGACAGCACAGTTTGATAACGTAAATGGTTTAAAACCACGTGCAAAAGTGACGATGAGCGGTGTGACCATTGGTCGCGTTGAATCGATTACATTGGATCCTGTAACACGTTTGGCAACAGTGAAATTTGATCTAGATGGCAAGTTGACCAGCTTTAACCCGGAACAGTTGAAAGAAGTTCAGAAAAATGCACTTGAAGAATTGCATTACAGCTCTGATTATCAACAAGCTGATGCGGCGAAACAAAAAGAAATGGAACAGCAACTTATCAGCAACATGACCTCCATCACCAGTTTGGATGAAGATGCTTATATAATGATTGCAACCAATGGTCTTTTAGGTGAAAAATATTTGAAAGTTGTCCCAGGTGGTGGTGTGCATTACTTGAAACGTGGTGATGTGGTTTCAAATACCCAAGGTACAATGGATTTAGAAGATTTAATCAGTAAATTTATTACTGGTGGCGTTGGTAAAGCCACATCTAGCTCAACAGCTCCCGAAGGTTCAGCTTCACAACCAGCTGCTGTTGGTACAGAACCATCTTTCGTTGAGTAA
- a CDS encoding MlaC/ttg2D family ABC transporter substrate-binding protein, producing MKTLLKQTLTASVLSTMLASAAFAAPTETPPDFVKRVADGLITRLKADNAKLQNNPTLVRSIIRQNLDPYVDSQAFTRIVLGTYANNQYTTAAQRAQFEKNFREVIIENYGGAFAKYTNESYTMRPFKATNSKNPVVTLDFLHNGEKIPVSFQLTDNGSQWKVRNINVSGIDLGLQFRNQFAATVQRSGGDINKAIATFKPDADAAVSKK from the coding sequence GTGAAAACATTATTGAAACAAACGCTAACAGCAAGCGTATTATCTACTATGCTTGCAAGTGCAGCATTTGCAGCACCAACAGAGACCCCACCTGATTTCGTGAAGCGTGTGGCTGATGGCTTGATTACACGTCTAAAAGCAGATAATGCCAAATTACAGAATAACCCGACGTTGGTAAGATCGATTATCCGTCAAAATCTTGATCCGTATGTAGATTCACAAGCGTTTACACGTATTGTATTGGGTACATATGCGAATAACCAATATACAACTGCCGCACAACGTGCACAGTTTGAGAAGAATTTCCGTGAAGTAATTATCGAAAACTATGGCGGTGCTTTTGCGAAATATACCAATGAAAGCTACACCATGCGTCCGTTTAAAGCGACCAACAGTAAGAATCCTGTGGTAACTTTAGACTTCTTGCATAACGGCGAGAAAATTCCTGTATCGTTCCAGTTAACCGACAACGGTAGTCAGTGGAAAGTACGCAATATCAATGTGTCTGGTATTGATTTAGGTTTGCAATTCCGCAACCAGTTTGCTGCAACAGTGCAACGTAGTGGCGGTGATATAAATAAAGCGATTGCAACATTTAAACCAGATGCAGATGCTGCGGTTAGCAAAAAGTAA
- a CDS encoding STAS domain-containing protein encodes MIQYIDQQLIVSKTINFANAEQIYQAGLKHIQQHKNFPLVVDLSQLEQGNTLSLAVLVQWLRQTPDNKGLHFKNVSEKMLNIIQACHLQDDLKLI; translated from the coding sequence GTGATTCAGTATATTGATCAGCAACTTATCGTTTCGAAAACGATTAATTTTGCCAATGCAGAACAGATTTATCAGGCTGGCTTAAAGCATATTCAACAACATAAGAATTTTCCTTTAGTGGTTGATTTGTCTCAGTTAGAACAGGGTAATACTTTATCTTTGGCGGTATTGGTGCAATGGTTGCGTCAAACACCAGACAATAAAGGGCTGCATTTTAAAAATGTGTCTGAGAAAATGCTGAATATCATTCAGGCTTGCCATTTACAAGATGATTTGAAGCTCATTTAA
- a CDS encoding CorA family divalent cation transporter, which produces MLEAFYATERGSLEDATINGSFDLHPDLVWIDLIAPSQEEQQWIFDAYERNLPTLKSLEDISSSARFYRDDDGILHISTYFLTKNKNLQSDREQDDLENTLAATVHTVAFLLDKKQLITLRGEKLVAFRAFRARARRNDYSIDYKEPVWILLGLLESKLDELSDILEDTHKYLEEYSAEVLNDHHREQILDLDDMITRLAHQEDMLGKAQLCLTDLRRVLSFLSRPRALGSHIYDADIREMSEDVRSLLEHNTFLFQKLKFLLDITTGFANTEMNETFKRFSILPSMLAPPMLIASIYGMNTEVLPFAHGATSFGIVITLVLTFLIGPTIYFRWKKWI; this is translated from the coding sequence ATGCTTGAAGCCTTTTATGCCACAGAGCGCGGTAGTCTTGAGGACGCAACCATCAACGGAAGTTTCGACCTCCACCCTGATTTGGTTTGGATCGATCTTATTGCTCCATCACAAGAAGAACAACAATGGATCTTTGATGCTTATGAGCGGAACCTCCCCACATTAAAGTCACTAGAAGACATCTCCTCATCCGCACGATTTTACCGTGATGATGATGGAATTTTGCATATCAGCACATATTTTTTAACAAAGAATAAAAATTTACAATCTGACCGTGAACAGGATGATCTAGAGAATACTCTCGCAGCAACTGTGCACACCGTCGCTTTTTTACTCGACAAAAAACAACTCATCACCTTGCGTGGTGAAAAACTCGTGGCCTTTCGCGCCTTTCGAGCTAGAGCAAGGCGCAACGACTACAGTATCGATTATAAAGAACCAGTCTGGATTTTATTAGGCCTACTTGAGTCCAAACTCGATGAGCTTTCAGATATTCTGGAAGATACGCATAAATATCTAGAAGAATATTCTGCCGAAGTTCTAAACGATCATCATCGTGAACAAATTCTAGATTTAGACGATATGATTACACGACTGGCGCATCAAGAAGATATGTTAGGGAAAGCACAGCTCTGCCTTACCGATCTGCGCCGTGTCTTATCTTTCTTATCCCGGCCACGTGCTTTAGGCAGTCATATTTACGATGCTGATATCCGAGAAATGAGTGAGGATGTTCGTTCCCTGCTAGAGCACAACACCTTCTTGTTTCAAAAACTCAAATTCTTACTGGATATTACCACTGGTTTTGCCAATACCGAGATGAATGAAACTTTTAAACGTTTCTCGATCTTACCCAGTATGCTTGCACCGCCCATGCTGATCGCCAGTATCTATGGTATGAACACTGAAGTATTACCTTTTGCCCATGGAGCTACCAGTTTTGGAATTGTTATTACTCTAGTACTGACTTTCCTAATTGGGCCCACCATTTATTTCCGTTGGAAAAAGTGGATTTAA
- a CDS encoding LOG family protein, which produces MNSICIFCGSSLGNDPIYQHMAQATGQAIAAQGKTLVYGGARSGLMGVVADSALQAGGRVIGVIPDALVDRELAHQGLTELHIVNNMHERKTKMAELSDAFVALPGGAGTLEEIFEQWTWSQLGIHQKPCAFLNVDGFYDDLIKMIQGSVARGFSQARFVDSLIVAEQIEAILAAFSNYQPVTPKWMSTTEIQA; this is translated from the coding sequence ATGAATTCAATCTGTATTTTCTGTGGTTCTTCTCTTGGTAATGATCCAATTTATCAACACATGGCGCAAGCAACGGGTCAGGCTATTGCAGCACAAGGAAAAACCTTGGTTTATGGTGGTGCTCGTTCTGGTCTGATGGGTGTGGTGGCCGATAGTGCTTTGCAGGCTGGTGGTCGCGTCATTGGTGTAATTCCCGATGCACTGGTTGACCGTGAGCTAGCTCACCAAGGTTTAACCGAGTTGCATATCGTCAATAATATGCATGAGCGTAAAACCAAAATGGCTGAATTGTCTGATGCTTTCGTCGCATTGCCTGGAGGCGCAGGAACATTGGAAGAAATTTTTGAACAATGGACGTGGAGTCAGTTGGGAATTCATCAAAAACCTTGTGCATTTTTAAATGTTGATGGCTTTTACGACGACTTGATCAAAATGATCCAAGGCTCTGTAGCTCGTGGTTTTAGTCAGGCCCGTTTTGTGGATAGCTTGATTGTGGCGGAGCAGATTGAAGCGATTCTTGCTGCATTTTCGAATTACCAGCCTGTGACCCCCAAATGGATGTCAACGACTGAAATTCAGGCCTAA
- a CDS encoding NUDIX hydrolase — protein MKIITVAAAVILNEQNQLLLVRKRNTYAFMQVGGKLEADEAPEITLQREILEEIGCESEIQQFIGKFETAAANEPDHVLVSYVYAVELKQTPKIAAEIAEMKWIELSDRSTVLAPLTKEVVIPWCLQQQMNVYV, from the coding sequence GTGAAAATCATAACTGTGGCAGCAGCCGTTATTTTGAATGAACAAAATCAATTGCTCTTGGTCCGTAAACGAAATACCTATGCTTTTATGCAAGTCGGCGGAAAGCTTGAAGCGGATGAAGCACCGGAGATCACGCTGCAACGTGAGATTCTGGAAGAAATTGGTTGCGAATCTGAGATCCAGCAGTTTATTGGAAAGTTTGAAACCGCTGCGGCTAATGAACCTGATCATGTATTGGTGAGTTATGTATATGCGGTTGAATTAAAACAGACACCAAAAATTGCCGCTGAAATTGCAGAAATGAAATGGATTGAGTTGAGTGACCGATCTACCGTGTTGGCGCCACTGACTAAAGAAGTTGTGATTCCGTGGTGTTTGCAGCAACAAATGAATGTGTATGTTTGA
- a CDS encoding ComF family protein — translation MFKRLRTSTQQLLDYFTPCSLCDIGIKRHFGVCQSCWQQLPWLKQSIERHQQQVFVACHYDYPIDRMIQQFKYEQKLQHQRLLSGLLLQLQLPKIHAIVPMPISTDRLAERGFNQALLLAQAISKHLNVPIWQPVQRLAQHSQKGLSRLERLENIEQQFLAAASNQIRYRRVLIVDDVVTTGSSISALSDVLKQLGCQHIYSACVAAAQIKHTHSFVAANTTESQLL, via the coding sequence ATGTTTAAACGCCTCAGGACATCCACCCAACAGTTGTTGGATTATTTCACCCCATGCAGTTTGTGTGATATTGGAATAAAACGGCACTTTGGCGTTTGTCAAAGCTGTTGGCAACAGCTACCGTGGTTAAAACAATCAATTGAACGGCATCAGCAACAGGTCTTCGTTGCCTGTCATTATGACTATCCAATTGACAGGATGATTCAACAATTCAAATACGAGCAGAAACTACAGCATCAACGCTTATTGAGCGGGTTATTGCTGCAACTGCAACTGCCCAAGATTCATGCCATTGTGCCGATGCCCATTTCAACCGATCGCTTAGCAGAGCGCGGCTTTAATCAAGCCCTTTTACTCGCCCAAGCCATAAGCAAACACTTGAATGTACCAATCTGGCAACCCGTACAACGCTTAGCCCAACACTCACAAAAAGGCTTGTCACGGTTAGAGCGACTGGAAAACATCGAACAGCAATTTCTTGCAGCAGCATCGAATCAGATTCGTTATCGTCGCGTCCTGATTGTCGATGACGTCGTCACGACAGGTAGTTCAATCAGTGCGTTATCTGATGTTTTAAAACAACTCGGCTGCCAACACATTTACAGTGCCTGCGTAGCAGCCGCCCAAATCAAACATACACATTCATTTGTTGCTGCAAACACCACGGAATCACAACTTCTTTAG
- the recG gene encoding ATP-dependent DNA helicase RecG has product MTSVQQLQGVGAAAATLLEKLHIFSTDDLLFHLPRDYEDRSTIIPMNQLVVGRSYLLEGEVRSVDFPPGKKKSLAALLQDDFGKVTLRFYHIYKGLTDRIQMGQRLRIFGEVRVGARGLELYHPEIQVIQQHSALPKTQLTAIYPSTEGLTQPKLREYVRQALKHHSDHLPELLPSQYSNGYELKQALHYIHEPPIDANMLQLNRGSHPAQQRLIFEELVAHQISLLTRRAYIRQIAAPRFSSSKILAKKLLEALPFQMTNAQKRVSKEILQDLKQDQPMLRLVQGDVGAGKTLVAAVAACHALEADWQVALMAPTEILAEQHYLNFKRWFKPLGIQVAWLSGKQKGKARTLAEQQIKEGHAQLIVGTHALFQDTVGFSKLGLVIIDEQHRFGVDQRLALRNKGADQFTPHQLVMTATPIPRTLAMSAYGDLDTSIIDELPPGRTPIQTVTIPLERREQVLQRIATNCREGKQAYWVCTLVEQSETLDAQAAEATYQEIKERFPDINIGLVHGKMKADEKQTVMQAFKENQLQLLIATTVIEVGVDVPNASIMVIENAERLGLSQLHQLRGRVGRGATASFCALLYKTPLSQNGQERLSILRESNDGFVIAEKDLEIRGPGELLGTKQTGDMGFRVARLERDDHLLTQAHYVAEQVLKDYPQHADGLLKRWLPEAPRYAYV; this is encoded by the coding sequence ATGACATCAGTTCAGCAATTACAAGGCGTTGGTGCTGCCGCAGCGACCCTCTTAGAAAAGCTTCATATTTTTAGCACGGATGATCTATTGTTTCATCTGCCCCGTGACTATGAAGATCGTAGCACTATTATTCCAATGAATCAGCTGGTCGTTGGGCGCAGCTATTTGCTTGAAGGTGAAGTTCGCTCGGTCGATTTCCCGCCAGGGAAAAAGAAATCCCTCGCCGCATTGTTACAGGATGATTTTGGCAAGGTCACCTTACGCTTTTATCATATTTATAAAGGTCTCACTGATCGTATCCAGATGGGACAACGGTTACGAATTTTTGGTGAAGTCCGTGTTGGTGCACGGGGTTTAGAGTTATATCATCCTGAAATTCAGGTGATCCAGCAGCATAGCGCTTTACCGAAGACCCAACTGACCGCAATTTATCCTAGTACTGAAGGACTCACACAACCCAAACTGCGTGAATATGTGCGCCAAGCGCTCAAACATCATAGTGATCACCTGCCAGAATTATTGCCAAGTCAATACAGCAACGGCTATGAACTGAAACAGGCCTTACACTATATTCATGAACCACCGATTGATGCCAATATGCTGCAACTCAATCGAGGTTCACATCCAGCACAGCAGCGTCTGATTTTTGAAGAACTGGTTGCCCATCAAATCAGCCTACTGACACGGCGTGCCTATATTCGCCAGATTGCAGCGCCACGCTTTAGTAGCAGCAAAATACTCGCCAAGAAGTTATTGGAAGCACTCCCCTTTCAAATGACCAATGCGCAAAAGCGAGTGTCAAAGGAAATCTTGCAGGACCTAAAACAGGATCAACCAATGTTGCGTCTGGTCCAAGGCGATGTTGGTGCAGGTAAAACACTGGTCGCAGCTGTTGCAGCCTGCCATGCGCTCGAAGCCGATTGGCAAGTGGCTTTAATGGCACCCACCGAAATTTTAGCTGAACAACATTATTTAAACTTCAAGCGCTGGTTTAAACCTTTGGGTATTCAAGTCGCCTGGCTATCAGGCAAACAAAAAGGTAAAGCCCGCACCCTCGCTGAACAACAAATTAAAGAAGGTCACGCCCAACTGATTGTCGGAACCCATGCCTTGTTCCAAGATACGGTTGGATTCTCCAAACTTGGCTTGGTGATCATTGACGAACAACATCGTTTTGGTGTTGACCAACGGCTTGCTTTACGCAATAAAGGTGCTGACCAGTTCACACCACATCAACTGGTGATGACTGCAACCCCAATCCCTCGGACACTGGCCATGAGTGCCTATGGTGACCTCGACACCTCGATTATTGACGAACTGCCACCCGGCCGCACCCCGATCCAAACCGTAACCATTCCATTAGAACGTCGTGAACAGGTATTACAGCGTATCGCGACAAATTGTCGTGAAGGTAAACAGGCCTATTGGGTCTGTACCTTGGTCGAACAATCCGAAACGCTCGATGCTCAAGCCGCGGAAGCAACATACCAAGAGATTAAAGAACGTTTTCCTGACATCAATATTGGACTGGTACACGGCAAAATGAAAGCCGATGAAAAGCAAACGGTGATGCAAGCCTTTAAGGAAAACCAATTACAACTATTAATTGCTACCACAGTGATTGAAGTGGGTGTCGATGTGCCGAATGCTTCAATTATGGTGATTGAGAATGCAGAACGTTTAGGCCTTTCGCAACTGCATCAATTAAGAGGTCGAGTAGGACGTGGTGCCACGGCTAGCTTCTGCGCGCTGCTCTATAAAACCCCCTTATCTCAGAATGGTCAGGAACGGCTTTCAATATTACGTGAAAGTAATGATGGCTTTGTGATTGCAGAAAAAGATCTGGAGATTCGAGGTCCGGGGGAATTACTCGGTACCAAACAAACCGGAGATATGGGCTTTCGGGTCGCCCGCTTAGAACGGGACGACCACTTACTCACACAAGCACATTATGTGGCTGAACAGGTCCTGAAAGACTACCCACAACATGCCGATGGCCTGCTCAAACGCTGGCTGCCTGAAGCACCAAGATATGCTTATGTTTAA